One region of Archocentrus centrarchus isolate MPI-CPG fArcCen1 chromosome 6, fArcCen1, whole genome shotgun sequence genomic DNA includes:
- the pyurf gene encoding protein preY, mitochondrial has protein sequence MFKNVLSRFLSETLLFQRNVKHTPSLRRVGAVSAPLRSFTDAKDGEQPPFDAALLEVLVCPLSKKPLRYEAKTNELINEELGIAYPIIDGIPNMIPQEARLIKREASDTPAQ, from the exons ATGTTTAAGAATGTTTTGAGCAGATTTTTGAGTGAAACGCTCCTTTTTCAGCGTAATGTGAAGCACACGCCGTCACTGCGGAGGGTAGGAGCCGTCTCTGCGCCGCTGAGGAGCTTCACGGACGCGAAGGACGGAGAGCAGCCGCCGTTTGACGCCGCTTTGCTGGAGGTGCTCGTCTGCCCGCTGTCCAAGAAACCGctcag ATACGAGGCTAAGACCAATGAGCTGATCAACGAGGAGCTCGGCATCGCCTATCCCATCATTGACGGCATTCCCAACATGATCCCTCAGGAGGCCAGACTCATAAAGAGAGAGGCTTCAGACACGCCTGCGCAGTAA
- the pdf gene encoding peptide deformylase, mitochondrial — protein sequence MNTASSVSLLQLSWTGFRLCASKGPRSGASSLTAAASTCFPHVSPCRRSLSSNIKVRSYLQYIKRKIISPPSPPYSHVCQVGDPVLRSHAAAVDPAAVTGPEIQRVISTMVKVMRKLDCVGLSAPQIGVPLRILALEYSKRMLEESSPESRELRGLSVQPLRIFVNPQLRVLDGRTVLFQEACESISGFSATVPRHLSVEVSGLNENGEAVKWQASGWPARILQHEMDHLDGVLYIDRMDTKTFINISWQAYNE from the exons ATGAACACAGCATCCTCCGTGTCTCTGCTCCAGCTCTCCTGGACAGGGTTCAGACTGTGTGCATCTAAAGGCCCTCGCTCCGGAGCCTCGagcctgacagcagcagcttccaCCTGTTTTCCACACGTCTCACCCTGCAGACGCTCCTTatccagcaacatcaaagtgcGCTCCTACCTCCAGTACATCAAACGTAAGATCATCTCCCCTCCCAGTCCTCCGTACAGCCACGTGTGTCAGGTGGGAGACCCGGTGCTGCGTTCACATGCAGCTGCTGTGGACCCTGCAGCTGTGACAGGACCTGAGATCCAGCGCGTCATCAGCACTATGGTGAAAGTAATGCGGAAGCTTGACTGCGTGGGATTGAGCGCACCGCAGATCGGGGTGCCGCTCCGCATCCTGGCCCTGGAATATTCCAAAAGGATGCTTGAAGAAAGTTCGCCTGAATCAAGGGAGCTCCGCGGTCTCTCCGTCCAACCCCTGAGGATCTTTGTGAACCCGCAGCTCAGGGTGCTGGACGGTCGCACGGTGCTGTTTCAGGAGGCCTGCGAGAGCATCTCAGGCTTCTCTGCCACAGTGCCACGCCACCTGTCTGTGGAAGTGTCAG GTCTGAATGAAAATGGTGAAGCTGTAAAGTGGCAGGCTAGTGGCTGGCCAGCTCGGATCCTGCAGCACGAGATGGACCACCTGGATGGGGTCCTCTACATTGACCGCATGGATACAAAGACCTTCATCAATATCAGCTGGCAGGCATATAATGAATGA
- the LOC115781337 gene encoding uncharacterized protein LOC115781337, with protein sequence MPSWAVPLMRRSSGLTLGLVSPRRAMDAGELQAGCLQSFSKLPVWIIEHIWTHKMMDVQQVVDPSCWPDVDSQPLSLEDAWRLRVVSAQVYTIVRSRDMEHFERVIGFLETTYRLLPRLVAAIKHMKIMFGLKTMVIMWMLKEGRGMVDTVSKIGQFFPSKLPKYQDQCSQHEMFLMRKNHLDFRTLAQTLAVDKDRRDDYIKKELEEQYGERYAQKVEDRLLQYLHELDAVLQGDTYIDKILKKQSPVTEEEKLLLEVITSDPATIATTLKKLLRCDAAYCHQVSISRSPQLLKSGLYGSSSKALLQSAGSQTPPDLQPEVLRGDEEDPQDVSTHSDVQGHRRLEEGDEVNETAEEDVQEAAPTPQFCSKHLRWVKSILRECCDELSEEPLLKTNASSSPLLFQSSSSTSSSHDLTPSDLIPPDRRQTPSPLQAAAQASRPAGSPRSASDTSHSKTPPQALCSTHSALPALQSPPLRQGDICSFGRGRKPHQALPDQVLLAASSRSEMLSSPHSGNLKETLASTNNSSSPRCPTPTRHAGLPRKFRQVCTTNRHQQLFEGFSQNSEQFQVPSAFQMGVPPTASDVSVSGPPTQITLVSTSQSESSSSACAASGIPSSSKSSKKVVPQSSIGRHRHSQKQTRPPSGPTRRSTHSSSASNRSKSSRTQLKLSLQSQAVLLQSKLLQPCVSLTRLSAQECHLWRVTASLGEPAEQGSSSEERREEDEEDTQSSFDVNTLYTTSSSDGGQSPDCDPDYNPHITKKALLLEYERARMLSQCDNT encoded by the exons ATGCCCAGCTGGGCGGTCCCGCTCATGAGGCGCTCCAGCGGGCTGACGCTCGGCCTCGTCTCCCCCCGCAGAGCCATGGACGCAGGAGAGCTGCAGGCTGGATGCTTACAGAGCTTCTCCAAGCTGCCCGTGTGGATTATAGAACATATCTGGACTCACAAGATGATGGATGTACAACAAG TTGTGGACCCGTCCTGCTGGCCAGACGTGGACTCCCAGCCTCTGAGTCTTGAAGACGCGTGGAGGCTGCGCGTGGTCTCTGCTCAGGTCTATACTATTGTGAGAAGCAGGGACATGGAGCACTTTGAGAGAGTAATAGGCTTTCTGGAAACCACCTACAGACTTCTACCCAGACTGGTGGCTGCCATCAAACACATGAAGATCATGTTTGGCCTGAAGACCATG GTCATTATGTGGATGCTGAAGGAGGGCCGGGGAATGGTTGACACAGTGTCAAAAATTGGCCAATTCTTCCCAAGTAAACTACCCAAGTACCAGGATCAGTGT AGCCAACATGAAATGTTCCTTATGAGGAAGAACCACCTGGACTTTAGGACTCTGGCACAAACACTTGCTGTGGACAAAGACAGACGTGACGATTACATTAAG aaggagctggaggagcagtATGGTGAACGGTATGCTCAGAAAGTCGAGGACAGGCTGCTGCAGTATCTCCATGAGCTGGATGCTGTGTTACAGGGAGATACCTACATtgataag ATCCTGAAGAAACAAAGTCCTGTGACTGAAGAGGAGAAGCTGCTTTTAGAGGTGATAACCTCTGACCCCGCGACCATAGCAACAACTCTGAAGAAACTGCTGCGCTGCG ATGCTGCTTACTGTCATCAAGTATCAATATCTCGGTCACCTCAGCTCTTAAAGTCGGGTCTGTATGGAAGCTCGTCAAAGGCTCTTCTCCAGTCAGCAGGAAGCCAAACTCCTCCAGACCTTCAGCCGGAGGTTTTAAGAGGTGATGAGGAGGACCCCCAGGATGTGTCCACACACTCAGATGTTCAAGGACATCGGCGACTGGAGGAGGGCGATGAGGTAAATGAGACAGCAGAGGAGGATGTTCAGGAGGCTGCCCCCACCCCTCAGTTCTGCTCCAAACACCTGCGATGGGTGAAGAGCATCCTGCGGGAGTGCTGTGACGAGCTCTCCGAGGAGCCGCTCCTTAAGACCAATGCTTCTTCATCTCCCCTGCTCTTCCAGTCATCGTCTTCTACCTCTTCATCACATGACCTCACCCCGTCTGACCTCATCCCACCTGATCGGAGACAGACCCCCAGCCCTCTTCAGGCAGCAGCCCAAGCATCCAGACCAGCTGGGTCACCTAGATCAGCGAGTGACACGTCACACTCAAAAACGCCGCCTCAGGCCTTGTGTTCTACACACTCTGCACTGCCTGCTCTGCAGTCACCGCCGCTTCGACAAGGAGACATCTGCTCCTTCGGGAGGGGCCGTAAACCCCACCAAGCATTACCGGACCAGGTTCTTCTGGCAGCTTCTTCCAGGTCTGAGATGCTAAGTTCTCCACACTCAGGAAACTTAAAAGAAACTTTGGCTTCAACAAATAACAGTTCATCTCCCAGGTGTCCAACACCAACGAGACATGCTGGACTTCCAAGAAAGTTCAGACAGGTTTGCACCACCAACAGACACCAACAGTTGTTTGAGGGATTCAGTCAAAACTCTGAGCAGTTTCAAGTCCCAAGTGCCTTTCAGATGGGCGTTCCGCCCACAGCCAGTGACGTCAGTGTCTCTGGACCTCCTACACAAATTACTTTGGTGTCTACGTCTCAGTCAGAGAGTTCGTCCTCAGCCTGCGCTGCCAGTGGAATCCCATCATCGTCCAAGTCCTCTAAAAAAGTCGTCCCTCAGAGCTCCATCGggcgtcatcgtcactcacaaAAGCAAACGAGGCCTCCATCAGGACCCACCCGACGCTCCACTCACTCCTCCTCTGCTTCGAATAGGTCCAAAAGCAGCAGAACTCAGCTGAAGTTATCGCTGCAGAGTCaggctgtgctgctgcagtccaAGCTGTTACAGCCCTGTGTGAGTCTCACCAGGCTGAGCGCTCAGGAGTGCCACCTATGGAGAGTCACAGCCAGCCTCGGAGAGCCTGCGGAGCAAGGCAGCAGCAGTGAGGAAAGAAGGGAGGAAGACGAGGAAGACACACAGTCCTCCTTCGATGTGAATACGCTTTACACCACCTCCAGCAGTGATGGAGGGCAGTCACCTGACTGTGACCCTGATTATAATCCTCACATCACAAAGAAAGCGCTTTTGTTAGAGTATGAGAGAGCACGGATGCTCAGTCAGTGTGACAACACCTGA
- the tat gene encoding tyrosine aminotransferase isoform X1, translated as MTQCNVSCVAHLKWQQSSRMDSKSYLVQMNGNGVHGKALNGNGVNRKALHGNGIHHVNINGTLYPTKMKSRRQRWEVKPSEMANNTLNPIRAIVDGMKLTPNPDKPMIALSIGDPTVFGNLPADDAVLQAMKDAIDSQKYNGYAPSVGYLKSRQAVANFYSCPEAPIEAEDVILTSGCSQAIDLAISVLCNPGDNILVPCPGFSLYKTLAVSMGIEVKLYNLLPEKSWEVDLQHMESLIDERTSCLIVTNPSNPCGSVFSKEHLQEILKVASSHCVPILADEIYSDMVFPGCSSPSVASLSSDIPILSCGGLAKRWLVPGWRMGWILIHDRNDIFGSQIRQGLVKLSQRILGACSIVQGALESILNNTPQSFYSETISFLKSNSEICFSELSTVPGLNPVMPSGAMYIMVGIDMDHFPDFKNDVDFTERLVTEQSVFCLPASAFEYANFFRIVVTVPEEMMLEACARIREFCQRYYRPRSCDSNDLDQ; from the exons atgacacagtgtaacGTGTCGTGTGTTGCACATCTGAAGTGGCAACAAAG TTCCAGGATGGACAGCAAGTCTTACTTGGTTCAGATGAACGGGAATGGCGTTCACGGCAAAGCCCTGAATGGAAACGGAGTCAACAGAAAGGCGCTGCACGGGAATGGCATCCACCACGTCAACATCAACGGCACCTTGTATCCGACCAAAATGAAGAGTCGCCGGCAGAGGTGGGAGGTGAAGCCTTCGGAGATGGCTAACAACACGCTGAACCCCATCAGGGCCATCGTGGATGGGATGAAGCTCACCCCGAACCCCGACAAGCCCATGATCGCACTTTCCATAG GGGATCCCACTGTGTTTGGAAACCTGCCCGCAGATGATGCAGTTCTTCAGGCCATGAAAGATGCCATAGACTCCCAAAAATACAACGGCTATGCGCCCTCTGTCG GTTACCTGAAGAGTCGGCAGGCGGTGGCAAACTTTTACAGCTGCCCCGAGGCTCCAATAGAGGCAGAG GATGTGATTCTGACCAGTGGCTGCAGTCAGGCCATTGACCTGGCGATCAGTGTCTTATGCAACCCAGGGGACAACATCCTGGTGCCATGCCCTGGCTTTTCTTTATATAAAACTCTGGCTGTTTCCATGGGCATCGAGGTCAAACTCTACAACCTGCTG CCAGAGAAATCGTGGGAGGTTGACCTGCAGCACATGGAGAGCCTGATTGATGAGAGGACATCCTGTCTTATTGTCACCAACCCATCCAACCCGTGTGGCTCCGTTTTCAGCAAGGAGCACCTACAGGAGATCCTCAAAG tgGCCTCCAGCCACTGTGTTCCCATCCTGGCTGATGAGATCTACAGTGATATG GTTTTCccaggctgcagctctcctTCAGTGGCATCTCTCAGCAGTGACATTCCCATCCTTTCCTGTGGAGGGCTGGCTAAACGCTGGCTGGTCCCTGGTTGGAGGATGGGATGGATCCTCATCCATGACAGGAATGACATATTTGGATCCCAG ATTCGACAGGGTCTGGTAAAACTGAGCCAGCGTATTCTGGGAGCCTGCAGCATCGTCCAGGGGGCGCTGGAGAGCATCCTCAACAACACTCCTCAAAGCTTCTACAGCGAGACCATCAGCTTTCTCAAG TCCAACTCAGAGATCTGCTTCAGCGAGCTGTCCACGGTCCCCGGCCTGAACCCCGTCATGCCTTCAGGAGCCATGTACATCATG GTTGGGATTGACATGGATCACTTCCCAGACTTTAAGAACGACGTGGACTTCACTGAACGTCTGGTGACCGAGCAGTCGGTCTTCTGTCTGCCTGCTTCG GCGTTCGAGTATGCCAACTTCTTCCGCATCGTGGTGACAGTGCCAGAGGAGATGATGCTGGAGGCTTGTGCTCGGATCAGGGAGTTCTGCCAGCGCTACTATCGGCCCCGCAGCTGTGACAGCAATGACCTGGACCAGTGA
- the tat gene encoding tyrosine aminotransferase isoform X2 has protein sequence MSSRMDSKSYLVQMNGNGVHGKALNGNGVNRKALHGNGIHHVNINGTLYPTKMKSRRQRWEVKPSEMANNTLNPIRAIVDGMKLTPNPDKPMIALSIGDPTVFGNLPADDAVLQAMKDAIDSQKYNGYAPSVGYLKSRQAVANFYSCPEAPIEAEDVILTSGCSQAIDLAISVLCNPGDNILVPCPGFSLYKTLAVSMGIEVKLYNLLPEKSWEVDLQHMESLIDERTSCLIVTNPSNPCGSVFSKEHLQEILKVASSHCVPILADEIYSDMVFPGCSSPSVASLSSDIPILSCGGLAKRWLVPGWRMGWILIHDRNDIFGSQIRQGLVKLSQRILGACSIVQGALESILNNTPQSFYSETISFLKSNSEICFSELSTVPGLNPVMPSGAMYIMVGIDMDHFPDFKNDVDFTERLVTEQSVFCLPASAFEYANFFRIVVTVPEEMMLEACARIREFCQRYYRPRSCDSNDLDQ, from the exons ATGAG TTCCAGGATGGACAGCAAGTCTTACTTGGTTCAGATGAACGGGAATGGCGTTCACGGCAAAGCCCTGAATGGAAACGGAGTCAACAGAAAGGCGCTGCACGGGAATGGCATCCACCACGTCAACATCAACGGCACCTTGTATCCGACCAAAATGAAGAGTCGCCGGCAGAGGTGGGAGGTGAAGCCTTCGGAGATGGCTAACAACACGCTGAACCCCATCAGGGCCATCGTGGATGGGATGAAGCTCACCCCGAACCCCGACAAGCCCATGATCGCACTTTCCATAG GGGATCCCACTGTGTTTGGAAACCTGCCCGCAGATGATGCAGTTCTTCAGGCCATGAAAGATGCCATAGACTCCCAAAAATACAACGGCTATGCGCCCTCTGTCG GTTACCTGAAGAGTCGGCAGGCGGTGGCAAACTTTTACAGCTGCCCCGAGGCTCCAATAGAGGCAGAG GATGTGATTCTGACCAGTGGCTGCAGTCAGGCCATTGACCTGGCGATCAGTGTCTTATGCAACCCAGGGGACAACATCCTGGTGCCATGCCCTGGCTTTTCTTTATATAAAACTCTGGCTGTTTCCATGGGCATCGAGGTCAAACTCTACAACCTGCTG CCAGAGAAATCGTGGGAGGTTGACCTGCAGCACATGGAGAGCCTGATTGATGAGAGGACATCCTGTCTTATTGTCACCAACCCATCCAACCCGTGTGGCTCCGTTTTCAGCAAGGAGCACCTACAGGAGATCCTCAAAG tgGCCTCCAGCCACTGTGTTCCCATCCTGGCTGATGAGATCTACAGTGATATG GTTTTCccaggctgcagctctcctTCAGTGGCATCTCTCAGCAGTGACATTCCCATCCTTTCCTGTGGAGGGCTGGCTAAACGCTGGCTGGTCCCTGGTTGGAGGATGGGATGGATCCTCATCCATGACAGGAATGACATATTTGGATCCCAG ATTCGACAGGGTCTGGTAAAACTGAGCCAGCGTATTCTGGGAGCCTGCAGCATCGTCCAGGGGGCGCTGGAGAGCATCCTCAACAACACTCCTCAAAGCTTCTACAGCGAGACCATCAGCTTTCTCAAG TCCAACTCAGAGATCTGCTTCAGCGAGCTGTCCACGGTCCCCGGCCTGAACCCCGTCATGCCTTCAGGAGCCATGTACATCATG GTTGGGATTGACATGGATCACTTCCCAGACTTTAAGAACGACGTGGACTTCACTGAACGTCTGGTGACCGAGCAGTCGGTCTTCTGTCTGCCTGCTTCG GCGTTCGAGTATGCCAACTTCTTCCGCATCGTGGTGACAGTGCCAGAGGAGATGATGCTGGAGGCTTGTGCTCGGATCAGGGAGTTCTGCCAGCGCTACTATCGGCCCCGCAGCTGTGACAGCAATGACCTGGACCAGTGA
- the LOC115781681 gene encoding phosphatidylinositol N-acetylglucosaminyltransferase subunit Y produces the protein MLSLSVMVGLVPIVSLFGLFYSAAVDENFPQGCTSSSSLCFYSLLLPVTIPVYVFFHLWSWMGIKLFRHN, from the coding sequence atgctgtctctctctgtgatgGTGGGACTGGTCCCCATAGTGTCCCTCTTCGGTTTGTTCTACTCTGCAGCGGTGGATGAGAACTTCCCTCAGGgctgcaccagcagcagcagtctgtgCTTCTACAGCCTGCTGCTGCCGGTCACCATCCCTGTCTATGTCTTCTTCCACCTGTGGAGCTGGATGGGGATCAAGCTCTTCAGGCACAACTAG